The genomic DNA AATAAGTGCCTAAATATATAATTTACCATTAAAACATGTGCCCAAGAGGCCAATACCTAAATATTTCATCTTCAAAAGATCATAAACAATAGTCATTCtaatcatggggttgatttgCCACAATTTGCTGTGGAAACTTAAGCTTTTTTCAACACTTAATGAACTTGTATTCAAGTTATTTTATACCTTTCTAGTTCGTTTTTGGACTTATTTAGTTTTGCATTTAAGTTTAACAAAATGAAGTTTTAGTGTTGTTTTATGACCTGTTAGGCCAATACGAGCCTAAAGAGGATAGGCCAATCTGAGCCTAAAGAGGAACTAACGTATTGATTAAGCATACGGGACGATATTTTACGCCGATAAGTCAGTGGATTGCCTCTGATGTAGCAATAACAAAGCTAGCCTCAATACTTAAAAGAATTTCAAGCACAACTTCAAAAGATGAGCTAAGGCAATCGATGTTGCGACATCCACAAGCCACTATCGTGACATTCAGCTTCGAGCCAAAGGGGGGAACATACGACCTTCAATGTCACAACACCAGCTATAGGGTGTCACGACATAGATTCGACGAGGCCCATTTGACAACCAAAAGTGTTTTTCATCCGCACAATCATAATTAACATGTTTGGCAGCTTGTAATTGACCTAATATGGTTATCTAACTCAAACACTATAAATGTTACTCTCAAAACTTAATTGGGGAGCTCAGTTCATGATTCAAACTTTATTTTTCTATTCTTAATTATGGTTTAGTCtagatttcaatttctttttcagttGTAAATGTTTCTTTCAATTACaatatcaatttattttattttattttctatttcgtttTGTAATCATTTTTTCGTCAATAATCAACACATCAATTAAGAATTTCAAAATTCAGGTGCAATTCAAGATTTTCGGATTCGGAGCATCTATTCTCTATTCTCTTTATTTTTACTTCTTGTTGAATGTTTAATAAATTGATAGGAAATTTTTCATCTAGAATGACTCGAAACTAAACCCTAGGAAGGTTGACAGTCTGAAGTGGGATTGATTAGCTTGGGTTAAGGGTCTCACAGCTAGTTAGCTGGAGTAGATTAAGTGGAATAAACCTTATAATTGATGACTCTAGGAAGACACTTGAATAGATGAGACCGAAATGATAGTCTGCTTGGAATAAACTTATTCTAACTCGGTTTAGTTTATCAGGTTGAAAGATAAGTAAACTAAGTCGATCGGTTAATCTCATTATAGGCCGAAAGGTATTAATTAGGTTAATTGTTAGCTAATTAgttaaaaaaaaccctaaacttaAGTTAATCATGAACACGTAAGTGATTCACCCTTCTGCTTGCTTTTAATTGATTTTGATTGAGATATTTTTCTGTTATTTTATTCTGTCGTACTATGGTTTTAGCGTGAATATATTTAGACCTATTTAGTGTGTTAATTTGTAATTTCAATTCAGTTTAAGCAAACCTTCTTTAGGTACGATCCTCAGTATACTTTCAGGATTTTGCTATaataaactatattacaatttgacttgtACACTTGTAGACACCGCCTATAATTTCTAATCTAATTTTAGTTTTCTAAGCATGTTAGGGCATGGTCAGAGGTCTTGTTGATTCATATTGTGTTAGTGTactttattttgttataatcTAAATTCTGAGACATTCGATTGATATATTCATATTATTTTCATGTtgtatcatattttatattatattttaattatttttcaagttAAATTCATGCATGTCTAATATTATCAAGTTTAGAATTTCCACATGAAAATGAAAGCAATTGGAATGGGTATCATCTTGAGTTTATTGTAGTGTTGTTTGGTTGTCAAGAAACATGATAGAAAATggatatattaatatataattaagtaaatatgatcttcaaatatttaaaaaaaaaaaaacttttaaacaTCGAATGCAGTTGTGCTCATTGTATACCCAAATCTAACATTTTTATAATTCCCTATATATAAAGAGATTTTGAAGTTTCGTCTAATGATAATTAGAGCTTAATTTTTCCCTACATCAAATAAAAATTGCATCAAACAATTCGTTTTGAAATCGCAATCTGTATTTGATGCATATCGAGGTATGAGAATTGAGATGTAATCCTTTAAACACCCCAATGCATGGAAAACCTTCCAAACAAATCTAGCATACCCATATCGGACCTATGTCCGACCATACCTTGATAGCTTTGTGGCTGATTTTGGCCAAATCCCATTTGAACAATGCTATGTAGATCACCATTGTGCATAGGCACCCCTTGCTGGTGTTCATATCCAAAACCGAATACAGATGCAGAAGAATCGATCGAAAACATGGTACTCGGCAAAGATCCGCAACATCGAAACATCTGCAACGCACAACGGATTCAAGATCTTCACTCGAAAGTTCGGATGAGATACCGTAAACAATGTACAATGGAGATTAACATTAACTTACATCCATTGATACAATAGATTCCATGTTAATATCCATTCTTGGATTCAAAGTAGCCAACTTCATAGATAGAAACTGCAGAACATATATAGGTCGAGTATGCTAGAACTAAGTAAACCAAAACCGAAAACCAACATCGGAGACGGTCCGAATTTCCGGTTTACCTCGACTTGACACTGCAACGACTGCACGTAGTTAATAATTTCATCAAGCATAAGTGCTTTACCAGTCACCTGAAACAAATTTTGATCTTAATTTATTAACCTGTGTTGAACGCCAATTCGGACATAATATCGAACACATATGTTACCTTGTTGCAGCCTGGAACAAGATCCTGTAAAAGTTTCATCCTTTCACTTATTTTCTCTCTTCGAACCTGGAAAAATACACGAAAAATTGGCAAAAGAAACACAAAAATGGCAATTTAGATTTTGTTGTTTTAAGGTTTTAATTTCATACTCTTTCAGCAAGGCTCTGACCATCAGTAGCTTGACCCCTTCTTGCCCTCACATGGACATATTCCATTGGTGCCATTGCTGCTTTTGATTTCACCTTATTATGCTTTTCACCATTGCCATGGTGTTCTTTACCAGCTCTAtctttcttgcttctttttgCACCAGCAACAATCTGGAATTTTGTGGCTATAtaagaaattgaaaattttaaacaatTCCCAGTAATTTGCAGTGACTGAATTTACATTACCTTTCTATCAGCAGCTGCCATTGATGGGGTTTCCTCTGCTTTTCCACTCGGAATTGATTTCCTTTTCCGGGAATTGACATTGTTTTGGCGTGGGATATTTTCAGAAACTAATAAAGATTCTCGCTTGGAATCTGGAATATTAGCTTGAAATTCATTCCTATTAAATCCAAGTTCACCATTGAAGCTGGAAAATCTAGGAGCTCTTTCAGAAAATCCAGGGTCAGATGAAAATGGAAGATTGAGCTTTGGGATTATATTCAATGGAGTGTTAGCATTGTTGGATTTGATCAAAGGCTGTGATGAAGTATAACTACTATAGTTATAATCGTTTCCTAATCTTCCAATCAATTTTCTGATCACCATATTGTGTTCATAACCAGGTAGAACAGTTTCAGCATTTGATATTGCTGAAGAAGACGACACCATGGAACTCAATGAGGAGTCAAAGGAACCACTTTGAACCATTGAATTATCCCAATTTGGATTGAAAAAACAATTCCCCACTTTTTCTGATGCGGAATTCAGTTCATGTCTTTGCATTTCAATCCCGAAAGGATACGAATTCCACTTTTGTTCTCCTGTTCGAAGTCCCTCAGCCATTAAAAAACGAAAAGAAGAATGTAGAAAAAATAAGAAAGTTTCTTTCCTATCAAGAAACAAAACccagaattttttttttctggaAAAAGCAAAAGGTTTTGCTTTGTAGTAGAATTGAGTGGAAAGAATGTGATGGAGCTTAGAAATGCAAAAGGAAAAAGGGAACAATGAAAGAAATTTAAAAGAGAAATGAGATGGTAGAGTGAACTGAAGAACAAGCAATGATAGACAAATGTCTCTTTCATCTTAATTTATATTACAACGGGAATAAGCAaatgtaaataatataaaattagataaatatgtaaaattaattTTACACTCAACACATGGAGAGAGAGGAGATTTATTTAtactattataaaattaaatttttttaacattaatgTTTTAGTAATAATATGTATTGtatttatcaatataattatactcattatatatatatatatatattagatgataaagaaaactcaaactgacgtatttcatttcaatttaatctaatataattaaggttttttaaaagaaatcagatttgaaaTAGGTTTTGTTCTTCAATTAATAAGagtcaaatttagaaaaaaacatCCATCTCACCTTGTGTCGAATAATtatctgtgaaaaataaaatagaataaaataaataaaaataaagaacacataaattttacgtgaaaccctttcggaaaaaaccacaggcgaggagaagaaaattcactatgtcgaaaaatttttactcaaatacaagaggaatagactatgtctatttataagcttgcaaagccatattctagtaggattgaaacaccttatcctaatcaatataaaatagatggagtttaataaggtttaaaaccttattctaaaataaaataaaagaagtctagttctatatggattttacttttattttattttccatcgtattttatttaaataagaatttgggtcacttaattctaacaatctccaccttgacacaaattctcaatgaacaagttcttcatcgcgaactttcaataaacaagttcttcacctcttccaaaaacccttaagggtttaacttcaacaatgaacaccaaccaagtctaagcaatgctcaaacttggttataggaagtgacttagtcatcatatctgcaggattttcatgagtgctaattttgctcacaacaatatcaccacgagcaataatatcacgaacaaaatgataccgaatatcaatgtgttttgttctctcatgaaacatttgatcttttgtaagaaagatggcactcatcGTCACAAAatctgtgctgatttgaaggtcttcattgagttcactaaatagtccttcaaccaaatagcttctttacaagcctcaataatcgccatgtactcggcttggtggtagacaaagcgatcgtagtttgcaaagtggctttccaactaattgcacaacctccgattgtaaagacgtaactcgtgagagatcttcttctatcaaggtctccaagaaaatcagcatcaacataccctataactccatctttagttcttccaaacgtaagcaaacattagtagtgcctcgtaagtatcttaaaatccatttgaatcgctttccggtgttctttaccagattcgccatgtatctcgctaatctgcaccgatcgcatatgataaatcgggcgtgaacaaaccatagcatacatgagagatcctctgcactagagtatggaacatgtgacatgtactcaatctcattatcgattgaggagataaggccgatgaaagtccgaaatgggtgctaaaggagtactaacgagcttagcactctgcatattgaacaccgcaaagaactttctcaatgtacccttccgacttaggtacaatttacttgcttttctatctcgagaatctccataccaagtatcttctttgttggtcctaaatctttcatctcaaattcttcacttagttgggctttaacctttcttatctctcttttatcttttctttgctatcaacatgtcatcaacataaagaagtagatacacaaaagaaccatcactgtttttcttaaagtagacacaactgtcaaaactacttcttttgaaatcatgagaagtcataaaggaatcaaacctcttgtaccactgtcttggtgattgtttcaaaccgtaaagggactttttcagcaagcaaacatagtcctctttttctgagactataaaaccctctggttgttgcatgtaaatatcttcctcaagttctccatgcaaaatgcgcttttacatctaaccgctcaagctccaaatcatgcatggccacaataccaagcaaagctcgaatcgaactatgcttaacaaccggagagaacacatctgtgaagtccactcggaatttgatcagtaaccctttgcaacaagccttgctttatatccgggttcttcaactcctggagtcccttctttcttttaaacacccatttacaacgaatgcctttttacctttaggaagttttacaagatcccatgttactttttgtggagtgattccatctcctcttgcatagcaaacatccacttttctaagtcttcacaactaatcgcctcgaataattaaatggctcttgattcgcatctatatcttcaccacatttaaagcataagcaactagatcaacctcggcatacttctttggaggtttaatttctcttcttgtcctgtttttggcgatagagtattgcggtgaagaagcaactctattctcaattttgtacttggcttgaggagttgattacgtattaatctgatgctccaccgcttttggttttctttattggaagagtctttaagagataagttaggtagcatagcggtttcatcaaaaacaacatctcgctaatcacaacttttctattttcaggacaccataacttatagccttttacaccactttatgaCCAAGAAAACGatttaatggatcttggttccaattttccattatcaacatgagcatacgcaggacacccaaaaatctttaaatcagaataattagcaggattaccagaccatacctcttgtggcgtctttttctcaatggcaacggatggagatcggttgatcaaaaacatgcagtagaggctgcttcggcccaaaatgacttcggtaagttggcatttgacaacatatatcgaaccttctccatgatcgttcgttcattcgcttcgcaacgccgttttttgtggagtatgatgaatcgtcaagtgtctcatgatccttcgacttgcacaatctattaaactcatcgagcagaactctaagccattgtgcatgacggaggtattttatctgcttttccgtctgcttttcaatcataattttccaagacttaaatgtggaaaacacatcgcttttcgcttgggaagaacgcccaaacttttcggaaaaatcatcaataaaggttagcatataattagctccacc from Gossypium arboreum isolate Shixiya-1 chromosome 9, ASM2569848v2, whole genome shotgun sequence includes the following:
- the LOC108456490 gene encoding transcription factor bHLH77-like, with amino-acid sequence MAEGLRTGEQKWNSYPFGIEMQRHELNSASEKVGNCFFNPNWDNSMVQSGSFDSSLSSMVSSSSAISNAETVLPGYEHNMVIRKLIGRLGNDYNYSSYTSSQPLIKSNNANTPLNIIPKLNLPFSSDPGFSERAPRFSSFNGELGFNRNEFQANIPDSKRESLLVSENIPRQNNVNSRKRKSIPSGKAEETPSMAAADRKIVAGAKRSKKDRAGKEHHGNGEKHNKVKSKAAMAPMEYVHVRARRGQATDGQSLAERVRREKISERMKLLQDLVPGCNKVTGKALMLDEIINYVQSLQCQVEFLSMKLATLNPRMDINMESIVSMDMFRCCGSLPSTMFSIDSSASVFGFGYEHQQGVPMHNGDLHSIVQMGFGQNQPQSYQGMVGHRSDMGMLDLFGRNIMGGRTPVEDVENDKAMQALGRFAVEEHNKNQENDGDTSDQIKFSQVVGAEKQIVSGIKYFLTVEGIENGKSRMFDSIVLIKPWSKSEDKQLISFSPIQ